A window from Cryptomeria japonica chromosome 1, Sugi_1.0, whole genome shotgun sequence encodes these proteins:
- the LOC131857581 gene encoding secreted RxLR effector protein 161-like, with the protein MRYFLGTEVIQSDKGIFICQSKYAKDVLKRFTMINCSPASTPVATGTKLSREEKGFNFDTTILRKLVGSLMYLTATRSDIMYGVSLKTRFMDSPKNSHWHTGKRILTYIAGTMDYRILYSTTDDFKMNGYTNSVFAGNIDDQKSTSGYEFHFGIGIVAWASKKQSIVTISSAEAEYVAKTSATCQAVWMRKVLKDLMHNQKEPTTIYCDNKSNSSIALSKNRVFRKRSKHIDTRYHFI; encoded by the coding sequence atgagatattttcttggaaCTGAAGTAATACAaagtgataaaggaattttcatttgtcAAAGTAAATATGCAAAGGATGTATTGAAGAGATTTACGATGATAAATTGCAGTCCAGCATCTACACCTGTAGCAACAGGAACAAAACTCAGTAGAGAAGAGAAAGGGTTTAATTTTGATACAACTATATTGAGAAAacttgttggaagtttgatgtatctCACTGCAACTAGGTCAGATATTATGTATGGAGTTAGTTTAAAAACTAGATTCATGGACTCACCTAAGAATTCACATTGGCACACTGGAAAAAGAATATTGACGTACATTGCAGGAACTATGGATTATAGAATATTGTATTCCACAACGGATGATTTTAAGATGAATGGATATACAAATAGTGTCTTTGCAGGGAATATAGATGATCAAAAAAGCACATCTGGATATGAATTTCACTTTGGAATAGGAATCGTGGCATGGGCATCAAAGAAACAATCTATTGTAACAATTTCATCcgccgaagctgaatatgtagcaaaAACATCAGCAACATGTCAAGCAGTGTGGATGCGAAAAGTTTTGAAGGATTTAATGCATAATCAAAAGGAACCAACAACAATCTATTGTGACAATAAGTCAAATTCTTCTATTGCATTATCGAAGAATCGTGTCTTCCGTAAAAGGAGCAAACATATTGATACTAGATATCACTTTATTTGA